The following proteins are co-located in the Vigna unguiculata cultivar IT97K-499-35 chromosome 9, ASM411807v1, whole genome shotgun sequence genome:
- the LOC114163206 gene encoding myosin-15-like isoform X1: protein MPEPIMSLRHGTKVWVHDRDLAWIPAEVVESSGNNVTVATASGNKVIALSQNVFPRDADEDEHGGVEDMTRLAYLNEPGVLYNLRRRYALNDIYTYTGSILIAVNPFTKLPHLYDIHMMEQYKGTPFGELSPHVYAVADASYRAMMNGGQSQSILVSGESGAGKTETTKLIMQYLTFVGGRAAGDDRTVEQQVLESNPLLEAFGNARTVRNDNSSRFGKFVEIQFDSNGRISGAAIRTYLLERSRVVQITDPERNYHCFYQLCASERDVEKYKLGHPRHFHYLNQSKVYELDGINSAEEYMKTRRAMDIVGISHEDQEAIFCTLAAILHLGNIEFSPGKEHDSSVLKDDKSRFHLQMAANLFRCDLDLLLATLCTRSIQTREGNIVKALDCNAAVAGRDALAKTVYARLFDWLVDKINSSVGQDINSQMQIGVLDIYGFECFKDNSFEQFCINFANEKLQQHFNQHVFKMEQEEYTKEEINWSYIEFIDNQDVLDLIEKKPIGVIALLDEACMFPKSTHETFSTKLFKHFLSHPRLEKEKFSETDFTLSHYAGKVTYHTETFLDKNRDYVVLEHCNLLSSSKLPFVSALFPLLTEESSRSSYKFSSVASRFKQQLQALMETLNTTEPHYIRCVKPSSLNRPQKFENTSVIHQLRCGGVLEAVRISLAGYPTRRIYSEFVDRFGLIAPEFMDGSYDDKAVTLKILQKLKLENFQLGRTKVFLRAGQICILDSRRAEVLDNAAKCIQRQLRMFIARRDFISIRAATLSLQACCRGCISRKIYASKRETAAAISIQKYTRMCLMRHAYVKLGYCAIIVQSNVRGFTTRQRFLHRKEHKAATYVQAYWRMCKVRSAFLKHQNSIVAIQCLWRCRQAKRELRRLKQEANEAGALRLAKNKLEKQLEELTWRLHLEKKIRETKLPQRHSSLHLFCGHCVFLCRFYVGKKNAKQNMISNEEVKHVEIFKLQQMVEALNLELDAAKLATINECNRNAVLENQLQLSLKEKSSLERELVAMDEVRKENAQLKGSLDAFEKKSMALELELVSARKDQDKTIQKMREFENKCSQLGQDVKSLQEKLFTLEDENHVLRQKALTVSPKSNHRGLTKSFSEKHSNAIAPRTEQKPIFESPTPTKLISPFTHGSFSDPRRSKLTAERLQDNNELLSRCIKEDLGFKNGKPLAACIIYKCLHHWHAFESERTAIFDYIVDGINDVLKVRDDDTVLPYWLSNTSALLCLLQRNLHSNGFLTATAQRYARSSGLTSRIGHKLRSPLKLIGYEDSTVHVEARYPAILFKQQLTACVEKIFGLIRDNLKKELSPLLASCIQAPKTGRMLGGKSSKSPGGLPLQSPVAQWDNIIKFLDSLMSRMRVNHVPSFFIRKLVTQVFSFINITLFNSLLLRRECCNFSNGEYVKSGLAELEKWIVNAKEEYAGTSWHELNYIRQAVGFLVIHQKRKKSLEEIRQDLCPALTVRQIYRICTMYWDDKYATQSVSNEVVNQMREIVSMDNQSLTTNSFLLDDDMSIPFSAEDIDMAIPAINTDDIDPPAFLCEYPCAQFLILHEK, encoded by the exons ATGCCT GAACCAATCATGAGTCTGCGCCATGGCACTAAGGTTTGGGTTCACGACAGGGATTTGGCGTGGATTCCAGCTGAAGTAGTCGAATCTTCAGGAAACAATGTTACCGTTGCCACTGCTTCTGGCAATAAG GTTATTGCTCTTTCGCAGAACGTGTTTCCCAGGGACGCGGACGAAGATGAGCATGGTGGAGTGGAAGATATGACGAGGTTGGCTTACTTGAATGAGCCAGGAGTGTTGTACAATCTCCGCAGGAGATATGCGCTAAATGATATCTAT ACTTATACAGGGAGCATTTTAATAGCTGTTAATCCATTCACAAAGCTTCCTCATCTGTATGATATTCATATGATGGAGCAGTATAAGGGAACTCCATTTGGTGAGCTTAGTCCACATGTATATGCTGTTGCTGATGCTTCTTATAG AGCTATGATGAATGGAGGTCAAAGCCAATCTATCTTGGTTAGTGGTGAAAGTGGTGCAGGGAAAACAGAGACTACAAAATTGATTATGCAATATCTTACCTTTGTTGGTGGGCGTGCTGCTGGTGATGACAGAACAGTTGAACAACAAGTTCTTGAA TCGAATCCACTCTTAGAGGCATTTGGCAATGCAAGGACTGTTAGGAATGACAATTCAAG CCGTTTTGGGAAGTTTGTTGAAATTCAATTTGATTCAAATGGTAGAATATCTGGTGCTGCAATTAGAACTTACTTGCTAGAAAGATCACGAGTAGTACAGATAACAGATCCAGAACGAAATTATCACTGCTTTTATCAGTTGTGTGCATCTGAAAGG GATGTAGAGAAGTATAAGTTGGGACATCCACGTCACTTCCACTATTtgaatcaaagtaaagtctatGAATTAGATGGCATAAACAGTGCTGAAGAGTACATGAAAACGAGAAGAGCAATGGATATTGTTGGCATAAGTCATGAGGATCAG GAAGCCATATTTTGCACCTTGGCTGCAATTTTACATTTGGGAAACATTGAATTTTCTCCTGGTAAAGAGCATGACTCATCAGTACTAAAAGATGATAAATCAAGATTTCATTTGCAGATGGCTGCCAATCTTTTCAG GTGTGATTTGGACCTACTTCTTGCAACATTATGTACGCGTTCAATACAAACCCGAGAAGGAAATATTGTCAAAGCTCTTGATTGTAATGCTGCTGTTGCTGGTCGGGATGCTTTGGCAAAAACTGTCTATGCTCGTTTATTTGATTG GCTTGTTGATAAGATCAATAGTTCCGTGGGCCAAGATATCAATTCCCAGATGCAAATAGGAGTTTTGGATATTTATGGTTTTGAATGTTTTAAGGATAATAG TTTTGAGCAATTCTGCATCAATTTTGCAAATGAAAAGCTTCAGCAACATTTTAATCAG CATGTTTTCAAGATGGAGCAGGAGGAATACACCAAAGAAGAAATTAACTGGAGCTACATTGAATTTATAGACAACCAAGATGTTTTAGATTTGATTGAAAAG AAACCCATTGGGGTCATTGCTCTGTTAGATGAAGCTTg CATGTTTCCAAAATCAACGCATGAAACATTCTCTACCAAGTTGTTTAAACACTTCCTGTCACACCCTAGGTTAGAAAAGGAGAAGTTTTCAGAAACAGATTTTACCCTTTCTCATTATGCTGGAAAG GTCACCTACCATACAGAGACGTTCTTAGACAAAAATCGTGATTATGTAGTGTTAGAACATTGTAATCTATTATCCTCTTCAAAGTTGCCATTCGTGTCGGCTCTTTTTCCTTTGCTAACAGAGGAATCTTCAAGGTCATCATACAAGTTTTCTTCTGTGGCTTCCAGATTTAAG CAACAACTGCAAGCACTCATGGAAACACTTAACACAACAGAACCTCATTACATTCGTTGTGTCAAGCCAAGTTCTTTGAATCGACCACAAAAGTTTGAGAATACTAGTGTCATACACCAATTACGTTGTGGG GGTGTCCTTGAGGCTGTTAGAATAAGTCTGGCAGGTTACCCCACTCGAAGGATTTACTCAGAGTTTGTAGATCGCTTTGGATTAATAGCTCCCGAATTTATGGATGGAag TTACGATGATAAAGCTGTAACTCTGAAAATATTGCAAAAGTTAAAGCTTGAGAATTTTCAG TTAGGTAGGACCAAAGTATTTCTCAGGGCCGGTCAAATTTGCATTTTAGACTCTAGACGTGCAGAAGTTTTGGACAATGCTGCAAAATGTATTCAGCGTCAACTGCGAATGTTTATTGCTCGCAGGGATTTCATCTCAATTCGTGCTGCTACACTTTCTCTTCAAGCATGCTGCAGAG GTTGCATTAGCCGAAAGATATATGCTTCTAAGCGGGAGACAGCAGCAGCTATTTCCATCCAAAAATACACCCGTATGTGTTTGATGAGACATGCTTATGTGAAATTGGGTTATTGTGCTATTATTGTACAATCCAATGTTCGTGGTTTCACAACCCGACAAAGGTTCTTGCATAGAAAGGAGCACAAAGCTGCCACTTACGTTCAG GCCTATTGGAGGATGTGCAAGGTTCGATCTGCATTcctaaaacatcaaaattcaaTTGTAGCAATACAATGCCTTTGGCGATGCAGACAAGCAAAAAGAGAGCTTCGTAGACTTAAGCAA gAGGCTAATGAAGCTGGAGCCCTGCGTTTAGCTAAGAATAAACTTGAGAAACAATTGGAAGAGCTTACATGGCGTTTGCatcttgagaaaaaaattagg GAGACTAAACTACCTCAGAGGCACTCATCCTTACATCTTTTTTGTGGTCACTGTG TATTTTTATGTCGCTTCTATGTGGGAAAGAAGAATGCTAAGCAGAACATG ATTTCTAATGAAGAGGTTAAGCATGTTGAGATTTTCAAATTACAGCAGATGGTGGAGGCTCTGAATCTTGAATTAGATGCTGCTAAACTTGCAACAATTAATGAGTGCAACAGAAATGCAGTTTTGGAAAATCAGTTGCAGTTATCACTAAAGGAAAAATCTTCTTTAGAAAGAGAGCTAGTTGCAATGGATGAAGTGCGAAAGGAAAATGCTCAATTAAAG GGTTCACTGGATGCTTTTGAAAAGAAGAGCATGGCTTTGGAGCTTGAGCTTGTTAGTGCTCGGAAAGACCAAGACAAAACCATTCAGAAAATGAGGGAGTTTGAAAACAAGTGTTCTCAACTTGGGCAAGATGTGAAAAG cCTCCAGGAAAAGCTATTTACTTTAGAGGATGAAAATCATGTGCTTCGTCAGAAAGCCTTAACTGTATCTCCTAAGAGTAACCATCGAGGTTTAACAAAGTCATTTTCAGAA AAACACTCAAATGCAATAGCTCCCCGCACTGAGCAAAAGCCCATATTT GAATCGCCCACACCTACAAAACTTATTTCCCCTTTTACACATGGAAGTTTCTCAGACCCTCGTAGATCAAAACTAACGGCAGAGAGGCTCCAG GATAACAATGAACTCCTCTCTAGGTGTATTAAAGAGGATTTGGGGTTCAAAAATGGTAAACCTCTGGCAGCTTGTATCATATACAAATGTCTTCATCATTGGCATGCCTTTGAATCTGAGCGCACGGCCATATTTGATTACATTGTGGATGGAATTAATGATGTCCTAAAG GTTAGAGATGATGACACTGTCTTGCCATATTGGCTGTCCAATACATCTGCACTTCTATGCCTCTTGCAAAGGAACTTGCATTCAAATGGGTTTTTAACAGCCACGGCTCAACGTTACGCCAGATCATCTGGCTTGACCAGCCGAATAGGACAT AAGCTGaggtctccattgaagcttatTGGATATGAAGATAGTACAGTACATGTGGAAGCAAGATATCCAGCTATTCTTTTTAAACAACAGCTTACTGCTTGTGTAGAGAAGATTTTTGGCCTTATACGTGATAATTTGAAAAAGGAGCTTTCTCCACTTCTGGCATCATGTATTCAG GCACCTAAAACCGGTCGGATGCTAGGTGGAAAATCATCTAAATCTCCTGGTGGGCTTCCTCTGCAATCACCTGTTGCTCAATGGGACAACATCATCAAATTTTTGGATTCACTCATGAGCAGAATGCGTGTAAATCAT GTACCATCCTTTTTCATCCGCAAGCTAGTTACTCAGGTTTTTTCCTTCATCAACATTACACTCTTCAATAG CCTTCTGTTGCGACGTGAATGTTGTAATTTCTCAAATGGTGAATATGTAAAGTCTGGGCTTGCAGAACTGGAGAAATGGATAGTTAATGCAAAGGAGGAG TATGCAGGAACATCCTGGCACGAACTGAACTATATAAGGCAAGCTGTTGGGTTTCTG GTAATACatcagaagagaaaaaaatctttGGAAGAAATTCGGCAGGATCTTTGTCCG GCATTAACAGTGAGGCAAATTTATCGAATCTGCACTATGTACTGGGACGACAAGTATGCAACCCAGAGTGTGTCCAACGAG GTAGTTAATCAAATGAGGGAAATTGTGAGCATGGACAATCAGAGTTTGACAACTAATTCTTTCTTGTTGGACGATGATATGAG CATTCCTTTTTCTGCTGAAGACATAGATATGGCAATCCCTGCTATAAATACTGATGATATTGATCCCCCAGCATTTTTGTGCGAATATCCCTGTGCCCAGTTTCTTATTTTACATGAGAAATAA
- the LOC114163206 gene encoding myosin-15-like isoform X2, with product MPEPIMSLRHGTKVWVHDRDLAWIPAEVVESSGNNVTVATASGNKVIALSQNVFPRDADEDEHGGVEDMTRLAYLNEPGVLYNLRRRYALNDIYTYTGSILIAVNPFTKLPHLYDIHMMEQYKGTPFGELSPHVYAVADASYRAMMNGGQSQSILVSGESGAGKTETTKLIMQYLTFVGGRAAGDDRTVEQQVLESNPLLEAFGNARTVRNDNSSRFGKFVEIQFDSNGRISGAAIRTYLLERSRVVQITDPERNYHCFYQLCASERDVEKYKLGHPRHFHYLNQSKVYELDGINSAEEYMKTRRAMDIVGISHEDQEAIFCTLAAILHLGNIEFSPGKEHDSSVLKDDKSRFHLQMAANLFRCDLDLLLATLCTRSIQTREGNIVKALDCNAAVAGRDALAKTVYARLFDWLVDKINSSVGQDINSQMQIGVLDIYGFECFKDNSFEQFCINFANEKLQQHFNQHVFKMEQEEYTKEEINWSYIEFIDNQDVLDLIEKKPIGVIALLDEACMFPKSTHETFSTKLFKHFLSHPRLEKEKFSETDFTLSHYAGKVTYHTETFLDKNRDYVVLEHCNLLSSSKLPFVSALFPLLTEESSRSSYKFSSVASRFKQQLQALMETLNTTEPHYIRCVKPSSLNRPQKFENTSVIHQLRCGGVLEAVRISLAGYPTRRIYSEFVDRFGLIAPEFMDGSYDDKAVTLKILQKLKLENFQLGRTKVFLRAGQICILDSRRAEVLDNAAKCIQRQLRMFIARRDFISIRAATLSLQACCRGCISRKIYASKRETAAAISIQKYTRMCLMRHAYVKLGYCAIIVQSNVRGFTTRQRFLHRKEHKAATYVQAYWRMCKVRSAFLKHQNSIVAIQCLWRCRQAKRELRRLKQEANEAGALRLAKNKLEKQLEELTWRLHLEKKIRISNEEVKHVEIFKLQQMVEALNLELDAAKLATINECNRNAVLENQLQLSLKEKSSLERELVAMDEVRKENAQLKGSLDAFEKKSMALELELVSARKDQDKTIQKMREFENKCSQLGQDVKSLQEKLFTLEDENHVLRQKALTVSPKSNHRGLTKSFSEKHSNAIAPRTEQKPIFESPTPTKLISPFTHGSFSDPRRSKLTAERLQDNNELLSRCIKEDLGFKNGKPLAACIIYKCLHHWHAFESERTAIFDYIVDGINDVLKVRDDDTVLPYWLSNTSALLCLLQRNLHSNGFLTATAQRYARSSGLTSRIGHKLRSPLKLIGYEDSTVHVEARYPAILFKQQLTACVEKIFGLIRDNLKKELSPLLASCIQAPKTGRMLGGKSSKSPGGLPLQSPVAQWDNIIKFLDSLMSRMRVNHVPSFFIRKLVTQVFSFINITLFNSLLLRRECCNFSNGEYVKSGLAELEKWIVNAKEEYAGTSWHELNYIRQAVGFLVIHQKRKKSLEEIRQDLCPALTVRQIYRICTMYWDDKYATQSVSNEVVNQMREIVSMDNQSLTTNSFLLDDDMSIPFSAEDIDMAIPAINTDDIDPPAFLCEYPCAQFLILHEK from the exons ATGCCT GAACCAATCATGAGTCTGCGCCATGGCACTAAGGTTTGGGTTCACGACAGGGATTTGGCGTGGATTCCAGCTGAAGTAGTCGAATCTTCAGGAAACAATGTTACCGTTGCCACTGCTTCTGGCAATAAG GTTATTGCTCTTTCGCAGAACGTGTTTCCCAGGGACGCGGACGAAGATGAGCATGGTGGAGTGGAAGATATGACGAGGTTGGCTTACTTGAATGAGCCAGGAGTGTTGTACAATCTCCGCAGGAGATATGCGCTAAATGATATCTAT ACTTATACAGGGAGCATTTTAATAGCTGTTAATCCATTCACAAAGCTTCCTCATCTGTATGATATTCATATGATGGAGCAGTATAAGGGAACTCCATTTGGTGAGCTTAGTCCACATGTATATGCTGTTGCTGATGCTTCTTATAG AGCTATGATGAATGGAGGTCAAAGCCAATCTATCTTGGTTAGTGGTGAAAGTGGTGCAGGGAAAACAGAGACTACAAAATTGATTATGCAATATCTTACCTTTGTTGGTGGGCGTGCTGCTGGTGATGACAGAACAGTTGAACAACAAGTTCTTGAA TCGAATCCACTCTTAGAGGCATTTGGCAATGCAAGGACTGTTAGGAATGACAATTCAAG CCGTTTTGGGAAGTTTGTTGAAATTCAATTTGATTCAAATGGTAGAATATCTGGTGCTGCAATTAGAACTTACTTGCTAGAAAGATCACGAGTAGTACAGATAACAGATCCAGAACGAAATTATCACTGCTTTTATCAGTTGTGTGCATCTGAAAGG GATGTAGAGAAGTATAAGTTGGGACATCCACGTCACTTCCACTATTtgaatcaaagtaaagtctatGAATTAGATGGCATAAACAGTGCTGAAGAGTACATGAAAACGAGAAGAGCAATGGATATTGTTGGCATAAGTCATGAGGATCAG GAAGCCATATTTTGCACCTTGGCTGCAATTTTACATTTGGGAAACATTGAATTTTCTCCTGGTAAAGAGCATGACTCATCAGTACTAAAAGATGATAAATCAAGATTTCATTTGCAGATGGCTGCCAATCTTTTCAG GTGTGATTTGGACCTACTTCTTGCAACATTATGTACGCGTTCAATACAAACCCGAGAAGGAAATATTGTCAAAGCTCTTGATTGTAATGCTGCTGTTGCTGGTCGGGATGCTTTGGCAAAAACTGTCTATGCTCGTTTATTTGATTG GCTTGTTGATAAGATCAATAGTTCCGTGGGCCAAGATATCAATTCCCAGATGCAAATAGGAGTTTTGGATATTTATGGTTTTGAATGTTTTAAGGATAATAG TTTTGAGCAATTCTGCATCAATTTTGCAAATGAAAAGCTTCAGCAACATTTTAATCAG CATGTTTTCAAGATGGAGCAGGAGGAATACACCAAAGAAGAAATTAACTGGAGCTACATTGAATTTATAGACAACCAAGATGTTTTAGATTTGATTGAAAAG AAACCCATTGGGGTCATTGCTCTGTTAGATGAAGCTTg CATGTTTCCAAAATCAACGCATGAAACATTCTCTACCAAGTTGTTTAAACACTTCCTGTCACACCCTAGGTTAGAAAAGGAGAAGTTTTCAGAAACAGATTTTACCCTTTCTCATTATGCTGGAAAG GTCACCTACCATACAGAGACGTTCTTAGACAAAAATCGTGATTATGTAGTGTTAGAACATTGTAATCTATTATCCTCTTCAAAGTTGCCATTCGTGTCGGCTCTTTTTCCTTTGCTAACAGAGGAATCTTCAAGGTCATCATACAAGTTTTCTTCTGTGGCTTCCAGATTTAAG CAACAACTGCAAGCACTCATGGAAACACTTAACACAACAGAACCTCATTACATTCGTTGTGTCAAGCCAAGTTCTTTGAATCGACCACAAAAGTTTGAGAATACTAGTGTCATACACCAATTACGTTGTGGG GGTGTCCTTGAGGCTGTTAGAATAAGTCTGGCAGGTTACCCCACTCGAAGGATTTACTCAGAGTTTGTAGATCGCTTTGGATTAATAGCTCCCGAATTTATGGATGGAag TTACGATGATAAAGCTGTAACTCTGAAAATATTGCAAAAGTTAAAGCTTGAGAATTTTCAG TTAGGTAGGACCAAAGTATTTCTCAGGGCCGGTCAAATTTGCATTTTAGACTCTAGACGTGCAGAAGTTTTGGACAATGCTGCAAAATGTATTCAGCGTCAACTGCGAATGTTTATTGCTCGCAGGGATTTCATCTCAATTCGTGCTGCTACACTTTCTCTTCAAGCATGCTGCAGAG GTTGCATTAGCCGAAAGATATATGCTTCTAAGCGGGAGACAGCAGCAGCTATTTCCATCCAAAAATACACCCGTATGTGTTTGATGAGACATGCTTATGTGAAATTGGGTTATTGTGCTATTATTGTACAATCCAATGTTCGTGGTTTCACAACCCGACAAAGGTTCTTGCATAGAAAGGAGCACAAAGCTGCCACTTACGTTCAG GCCTATTGGAGGATGTGCAAGGTTCGATCTGCATTcctaaaacatcaaaattcaaTTGTAGCAATACAATGCCTTTGGCGATGCAGACAAGCAAAAAGAGAGCTTCGTAGACTTAAGCAA gAGGCTAATGAAGCTGGAGCCCTGCGTTTAGCTAAGAATAAACTTGAGAAACAATTGGAAGAGCTTACATGGCGTTTGCatcttgagaaaaaaattagg ATTTCTAATGAAGAGGTTAAGCATGTTGAGATTTTCAAATTACAGCAGATGGTGGAGGCTCTGAATCTTGAATTAGATGCTGCTAAACTTGCAACAATTAATGAGTGCAACAGAAATGCAGTTTTGGAAAATCAGTTGCAGTTATCACTAAAGGAAAAATCTTCTTTAGAAAGAGAGCTAGTTGCAATGGATGAAGTGCGAAAGGAAAATGCTCAATTAAAG GGTTCACTGGATGCTTTTGAAAAGAAGAGCATGGCTTTGGAGCTTGAGCTTGTTAGTGCTCGGAAAGACCAAGACAAAACCATTCAGAAAATGAGGGAGTTTGAAAACAAGTGTTCTCAACTTGGGCAAGATGTGAAAAG cCTCCAGGAAAAGCTATTTACTTTAGAGGATGAAAATCATGTGCTTCGTCAGAAAGCCTTAACTGTATCTCCTAAGAGTAACCATCGAGGTTTAACAAAGTCATTTTCAGAA AAACACTCAAATGCAATAGCTCCCCGCACTGAGCAAAAGCCCATATTT GAATCGCCCACACCTACAAAACTTATTTCCCCTTTTACACATGGAAGTTTCTCAGACCCTCGTAGATCAAAACTAACGGCAGAGAGGCTCCAG GATAACAATGAACTCCTCTCTAGGTGTATTAAAGAGGATTTGGGGTTCAAAAATGGTAAACCTCTGGCAGCTTGTATCATATACAAATGTCTTCATCATTGGCATGCCTTTGAATCTGAGCGCACGGCCATATTTGATTACATTGTGGATGGAATTAATGATGTCCTAAAG GTTAGAGATGATGACACTGTCTTGCCATATTGGCTGTCCAATACATCTGCACTTCTATGCCTCTTGCAAAGGAACTTGCATTCAAATGGGTTTTTAACAGCCACGGCTCAACGTTACGCCAGATCATCTGGCTTGACCAGCCGAATAGGACAT AAGCTGaggtctccattgaagcttatTGGATATGAAGATAGTACAGTACATGTGGAAGCAAGATATCCAGCTATTCTTTTTAAACAACAGCTTACTGCTTGTGTAGAGAAGATTTTTGGCCTTATACGTGATAATTTGAAAAAGGAGCTTTCTCCACTTCTGGCATCATGTATTCAG GCACCTAAAACCGGTCGGATGCTAGGTGGAAAATCATCTAAATCTCCTGGTGGGCTTCCTCTGCAATCACCTGTTGCTCAATGGGACAACATCATCAAATTTTTGGATTCACTCATGAGCAGAATGCGTGTAAATCAT GTACCATCCTTTTTCATCCGCAAGCTAGTTACTCAGGTTTTTTCCTTCATCAACATTACACTCTTCAATAG CCTTCTGTTGCGACGTGAATGTTGTAATTTCTCAAATGGTGAATATGTAAAGTCTGGGCTTGCAGAACTGGAGAAATGGATAGTTAATGCAAAGGAGGAG TATGCAGGAACATCCTGGCACGAACTGAACTATATAAGGCAAGCTGTTGGGTTTCTG GTAATACatcagaagagaaaaaaatctttGGAAGAAATTCGGCAGGATCTTTGTCCG GCATTAACAGTGAGGCAAATTTATCGAATCTGCACTATGTACTGGGACGACAAGTATGCAACCCAGAGTGTGTCCAACGAG GTAGTTAATCAAATGAGGGAAATTGTGAGCATGGACAATCAGAGTTTGACAACTAATTCTTTCTTGTTGGACGATGATATGAG CATTCCTTTTTCTGCTGAAGACATAGATATGGCAATCCCTGCTATAAATACTGATGATATTGATCCCCCAGCATTTTTGTGCGAATATCCCTGTGCCCAGTTTCTTATTTTACATGAGAAATAA